One stretch of Tepidibacter hydrothermalis DNA includes these proteins:
- the nth gene encoding endonuclease III, with protein sequence MQVDKILDILENDYPDAECELNYETEFELLIATILSAQCTDVRVNKVTENLFKKYNKSEEFALLKEEELQEIIKSCGLYKSKAKKIIDSSKMIVDEYNGNVPNELEKLIKLPGVGRKTANVVLSNAFNIPAMAVDTHVLRVSNRIGLVDCKTPESTEIELMRVIPKYRWTKAHHLLIFHGRRTCKARKPDCNNCSVNKYCKYYNKIDT encoded by the coding sequence ATGCAGGTAGATAAAATATTAGATATACTAGAAAATGATTATCCCGATGCAGAGTGTGAGCTAAATTATGAGACAGAATTTGAACTTTTAATAGCAACTATATTGTCAGCTCAATGCACAGATGTTAGGGTTAATAAGGTTACAGAAAATTTATTTAAAAAATATAATAAAAGTGAGGAATTTGCTTTATTAAAAGAAGAGGAGTTACAAGAAATAATAAAAAGTTGTGGATTGTATAAAAGTAAGGCAAAAAAAATAATAGATTCATCAAAAATGATAGTAGATGAATATAATGGTAATGTACCTAATGAGTTAGAAAAACTCATTAAATTACCAGGAGTTGGAAGAAAAACGGCCAATGTTGTTTTGAGTAATGCATTTAATATTCCTGCTATGGCAGTTGATACTCATGTACTTAGAGTTAGCAATAGAATTGGACTTGTTGATTGTAAAACTCCTGAATCAACAGAAATTGAATTAATGAGAGTTATACCTAAATATAGATGGACAAAAGCTCATCATCTACTTATATTTCACGGAAGAAGGACATGTAAGGCTAGAAAGCCAGATTGTAATAATTGTTCTGTAAATAAGTATTGCAAGTATTATAATAAAATTGATACTTAA
- a CDS encoding DUF503 domain-containing protein produces the protein MVVGACEIECIIFECNSLKEKRHVIKSIIQRLQSRFNISIAEVGENDKWQRSIIGVSMVSNSNKHIDSIISSVINFIDNDERVEIININTDIY, from the coding sequence ATGGTAGTTGGAGCTTGTGAAATAGAATGTATAATATTTGAATGTAATTCTTTAAAAGAAAAAAGACATGTGATAAAGAGCATAATACAAAGATTACAATCAAGATTCAATATATCAATAGCTGAGGTTGGCGAAAATGATAAGTGGCAAAGAAGTATAATTGGGGTTAGTATGGTTTCTAACTCTAATAAACACATAGATTCTATCATCAGTTCTGTTATAAATTTTATAGATAATGATGAAAGGGTTGAAATTATTAACATAAACACCGATATTTACTAG
- a CDS encoding Lon protease family protein — translation MKYKTTADIEPLKEMLGQEKAIEAMEFGLKIDDVGYNLYISGETGTGRTSYVLKKLKEYTKDKVNQKDWCYVYNFEEAREPIALDFEIGKGKLFKRDMEKFIDDLYIELQRAFESEEFEVEKNKILDEYEIKKEIYIKKMKAYGDERGFKLKNTKYGMVFVPKDEETDTTSEEFVKLKREMENITIKVISKIKELEIVAKENLLELEEEIGVYIIKPHIEYLIEEYGENYKVKKYLAHLSDDLLENMYIFYLDEEELKNINEKEYLMKYKVNLFIDNVSNSNVDKAPVVIELNPTYLNLFGKAEYESVNGTIKTDFTKLVPGAFHKANGGYLVLYVDQILRNPHCWDTIKICLQTKKIKIETLTGLKPEAIPIDVKIILIGSQYLYNMLYMYDEEFNKYFKVMVDFDSEMDKDNDNEMGVAKFISSYCNNNNLKHFTYDAVQVVLKYSSRLVESNKKLSTRFNKISELLIESNLFAKIRNSEFVDDIDVKKAIHEKWNRVNKIEKKIDGMYESNQLLISVDKEKVGVINGLSVLNMGEYSFGRPVVITVTTSPGNKGIINIEREAKLSGKIHDKGVLILSGYLLENFSKEKPVSITSNICFEQSYSGVDGDSASGAELYALLSSLSEIPLKQNIAVTGSINQKGDVQVVGGVTQKVEGFYSICKQKGLNGKQGVILPKYNLENLILRDEVQESIDKGEFHIYPITRIEEAMEILTNKSFSEIYDKIIKRLNKFYEISR, via the coding sequence ATGAAATATAAAACAACAGCTGATATTGAACCTTTAAAGGAGATGTTGGGTCAAGAAAAGGCTATAGAAGCTATGGAATTCGGTTTGAAAATAGATGATGTAGGATACAACTTGTATATAAGTGGGGAAACTGGAACTGGAAGAACATCATATGTATTGAAAAAATTAAAAGAATATACTAAAGATAAGGTTAATCAAAAGGATTGGTGCTATGTATATAACTTTGAAGAGGCAAGGGAACCAATAGCACTTGATTTTGAAATAGGTAAGGGTAAATTATTTAAAAGAGATATGGAAAAGTTTATAGATGATTTATATATAGAACTTCAAAGAGCGTTTGAAAGTGAAGAGTTTGAGGTTGAAAAAAATAAGATATTAGATGAATACGAGATAAAAAAAGAAATTTATATAAAAAAGATGAAAGCGTATGGGGATGAGAGGGGATTTAAGCTAAAAAATACTAAATATGGAATGGTATTTGTACCAAAGGATGAAGAAACAGATACAACATCAGAGGAGTTTGTGAAATTAAAAAGAGAAATGGAGAATATAACTATAAAAGTTATATCAAAAATAAAGGAATTAGAGATAGTAGCAAAAGAAAATCTATTAGAATTAGAAGAAGAAATAGGAGTTTATATAATAAAGCCTCATATAGAATATTTAATAGAAGAATATGGTGAAAACTATAAGGTTAAAAAATATTTGGCTCATTTAAGTGATGATTTATTAGAAAATATGTATATATTCTATCTAGATGAAGAAGAACTAAAAAATATAAATGAAAAAGAATACTTAATGAAATATAAGGTTAACTTATTTATAGACAATGTGTCAAACTCAAATGTAGATAAGGCTCCGGTAGTAATAGAACTAAATCCAACATATCTAAATCTATTTGGCAAGGCTGAATATGAAAGTGTAAATGGAACTATAAAAACTGATTTTACAAAGTTGGTTCCAGGAGCATTTCATAAAGCAAATGGAGGATATTTAGTATTATATGTAGATCAGATTTTAAGGAATCCTCATTGCTGGGATACGATTAAAATATGTCTTCAAACTAAAAAAATAAAAATAGAGACATTAACAGGTTTAAAGCCAGAGGCCATACCTATTGATGTTAAGATAATATTAATAGGTAGTCAGTATCTATATAATATGCTTTATATGTATGACGAAGAATTTAATAAATACTTTAAAGTAATGGTGGACTTTGATAGTGAAATGGATAAAGATAATGATAATGAAATGGGAGTTGCCAAATTTATATCGTCTTATTGCAATAATAATAATTTAAAGCATTTCACATATGATGCAGTTCAAGTTGTTCTAAAATATAGTTCAAGACTTGTTGAAAGTAATAAAAAATTATCAACTAGATTTAATAAAATATCTGAATTATTGATAGAGTCAAATTTATTTGCAAAAATAAGAAATTCAGAGTTTGTAGATGATATAGACGTCAAAAAAGCTATACATGAAAAATGGAATAGAGTAAATAAAATAGAGAAAAAAATAGATGGTATGTATGAATCAAACCAACTTCTTATAAGTGTTGATAAGGAAAAAGTAGGAGTTATAAATGGTCTGTCTGTTCTTAATATGGGAGAATATTCATTTGGAAGACCTGTAGTAATAACTGTTACAACGAGTCCTGGAAATAAGGGAATAATAAATATAGAAAGAGAAGCTAAACTTAGTGGAAAAATACATGATAAAGGGGTATTAATACTTAGCGGATATCTACTTGAGAATTTTTCTAAAGAGAAGCCAGTTTCTATTACATCTAATATATGCTTTGAACAAAGTTACAGTGGTGTAGACGGAGATAGTGCATCTGGTGCAGAATTATATGCATTATTATCTTCGCTTAGTGAAATTCCTTTGAAACAAAATATAGCTGTTACAGGATCAATAAATCAAAAAGGAGATGTTCAGGTAGTAGGAGGAGTTACTCAAAAAGTAGAAGGATTCTATAGTATATGTAAACAAAAAGGATTAAATGGAAAACAAGGAGTTATATTACCTAAATATAATTTAGAAAACTTGATTTTAAGAGATGAAGTACAAGAAAGTATAGACAAAGGTGAATTCCATATATATCCTATAACTAGAATAGAAGAGGCTATGGAAATATTAACAAATAAGTCTTTTTCTGAAATATATGATAAAATAATAAAGAGACTAAATAAGTTTTATGAAATATCAAGATAG
- a CDS encoding ZIP family metal transporter, producing MGGFIASLITGFCTGVGAIPILFIKNLSEKTEDILLGFAAGIMVFAGAYSLIYPCIEQGHNIQATIGILLGAFFMYYLEQKIPEDKVKGNFMFVVANIIHNIPEGFVIGAGYEAEGNNTGILFAIAIGIQNIPEGLIIGNILKNTLNSKYKAILYTSLIGLAEPLSAGIGILTLQYIRVLIPFSMAFAGGSILYVVSNEMIPKCHCRGNEKKATFGFVLGFVVMVIMRGII from the coding sequence TTGGGTGGTTTTATTGCTAGTTTGATAACGGGATTTTGCACTGGAGTAGGAGCAATTCCTATTTTATTTATAAAAAATTTGAGTGAAAAAACTGAGGATATACTTCTTGGATTTGCTGCAGGTATAATGGTATTTGCTGGAGCTTATAGCTTAATATATCCTTGTATTGAACAAGGACATAATATACAGGCTACAATCGGAATTCTTTTAGGAGCTTTTTTTATGTATTATTTAGAACAGAAGATTCCAGAGGATAAAGTTAAAGGAAATTTTATGTTTGTTGTAGCCAATATAATACACAATATACCAGAAGGTTTTGTTATAGGAGCTGGATATGAAGCAGAAGGAAATAATACAGGAATATTATTTGCAATAGCTATAGGTATACAAAATATACCAGAAGGGTTAATTATAGGGAATATACTTAAAAATACTTTGAATTCAAAGTATAAGGCTATATTATATACATCTCTGATAGGTCTTGCAGAACCTTTGTCTGCTGGAATAGGAATTTTAACTCTTCAATACATACGGGTTTTAATACCTTTTTCCATGGCGTTTGCTGGAGGATCTATACTTTATGTTGTATCAAATGAAATGATTCCTAAGTGCCATTGTAGAGGAAATGAAAAAAAGGCTACATTTGGATTTGTATTGGGATTTGTGGTTATGGTTATTATGAGAGGGATAATATAA
- a CDS encoding aldo/keto reductase, with protein sequence MRKLGKTDLYIKRVGFGGLPIQRVSQEDCDRIIDELIKNDVNFIDTARGYTISEEYIGNSIKDRDYKFIIATKSMNRDYEGMKKDIDISISNLKCEKIDIYQMHNVKIEEYDSVFEDNMAYKALLEAKKEGKIKYIGITSHNVEVIKKAIYDEKFDTIQIPYNIVENQGEEVLKLANDKNIGTIIMKPLAGGALTDAKLALKYILSKEYIDVVIPGMDKVEQIGENISILKDRIELTQDEMESIDKIKVELGNSFCRRCEYCMPCVENINIPLQFLLEGYYTRYNLKEWSTKRYESLDKKASDCIECGLCEQRCPYDLNIREMLKNVAKVLEK encoded by the coding sequence ATGAGAAAACTTGGAAAAACAGACTTATATATAAAAAGAGTAGGGTTTGGAGGATTGCCTATTCAAAGAGTATCTCAAGAAGATTGTGACAGAATAATTGATGAACTTATAAAAAATGATGTAAACTTTATAGATACAGCAAGAGGGTATACTATAAGTGAAGAATATATAGGAAATAGTATAAAAGATAGAGACTATAAATTTATAATAGCTACAAAATCTATGAACAGAGATTATGAAGGTATGAAAAAAGATATAGATATAAGTATTAGCAATTTGAAGTGTGAGAAAATAGATATATATCAAATGCACAATGTTAAGATAGAAGAATATGATTCTGTATTTGAAGATAATATGGCTTACAAAGCTTTATTAGAAGCTAAAAAAGAAGGAAAAATAAAGTATATAGGAATAACTAGTCATAATGTAGAGGTTATAAAAAAGGCTATATACGATGAAAAGTTTGACACTATACAAATACCTTATAATATAGTTGAAAATCAAGGAGAAGAAGTACTAAAGCTTGCAAATGATAAAAATATAGGAACTATAATAATGAAGCCGCTTGCAGGAGGAGCATTGACTGATGCAAAGCTTGCACTTAAGTATATATTATCAAAAGAATATATAGATGTTGTAATACCTGGAATGGACAAGGTTGAGCAAATAGGAGAAAATATATCTATATTAAAGGATAGAATTGAATTAACTCAAGATGAAATGGAGAGTATAGACAAAATAAAAGTAGAATTAGGAAATAGTTTTTGCAGAAGATGCGAATACTGTATGCCTTGTGTTGAAAATATAAATATACCTCTTCAGTTTTTGCTAGAGGGATATTACACTAGATATAATCTAAAAGAATGGTCTACAAAGCGATATGAAAGCTTAGATAAAAAGGCATCAGATTGTATAGAATGTGGGCTTTGTGAGCAAAGATGTCCATATGATTTAAATATTAGAGAAATGTTAAAAAATGTAGCTAAAGTATTAGAAAAGTAG
- the queG gene encoding tRNA epoxyqueuosine(34) reductase QueG: MKQKIKQYCKNLKIDYVGIAGIGPYYELEKVLRDKINKGHYTGLEEKDIQKRINPRLTMENVESVIVCLFPYFSGNVENTNISKYTYGLDYHILVKEKLEKLSKMIKKDIDEFEYKIFVDNGPLVDRYLAQISGIGYFGQNNNIINDEYGSYVFIGYIMTNIKLEEDNSLDKTCINCGKCIEKCPGGALLGNFEMNPKKCLSFITQKKEELTDEEKKLFEKNPTVFGCDICQDICPHNKKINTSKIHEFTENLKHNIDYEEINTISNKEFKRRYRDRAFSWRGRKIILRNLEIINKKDIL; the protein is encoded by the coding sequence ATGAAGCAAAAGATAAAACAATATTGTAAGAACTTAAAGATAGATTATGTAGGAATTGCGGGAATAGGTCCATATTATGAGTTAGAAAAAGTATTAAGAGATAAAATCAATAAAGGTCATTATACAGGGCTTGAAGAAAAGGATATACAAAAAAGGATAAATCCTAGACTTACTATGGAAAATGTAGAGTCTGTTATTGTTTGTTTATTTCCATATTTCTCGGGAAATGTAGAAAATACAAATATATCAAAATACACATATGGTTTAGATTATCATATATTAGTAAAAGAAAAGCTTGAGAAACTATCAAAAATGATAAAAAAAGACATTGATGAATTTGAATACAAGATATTTGTAGATAATGGACCATTAGTAGATAGATATTTAGCTCAAATATCTGGCATTGGATACTTTGGACAAAATAATAATATAATAAATGATGAATATGGTTCATATGTATTTATAGGATATATAATGACTAACATTAAATTAGAAGAAGATAATAGCTTAGATAAAACATGTATAAATTGTGGAAAGTGTATTGAAAAATGTCCTGGAGGAGCTCTTTTGGGAAATTTCGAGATGAATCCTAAAAAATGTTTATCATTTATAACTCAAAAAAAAGAAGAATTAACGGATGAAGAAAAAAAATTATTTGAAAAAAATCCTACTGTTTTTGGATGTGATATATGCCAAGATATATGTCCTCATAACAAAAAAATAAACACCAGTAAAATACATGAATTTACTGAGAATTTAAAACATAACATAGATTATGAGGAAATAAATACTATATCAAATAAAGAATTTAAAAGAAGATATAGAGATAGAGCATTTAGTTGGAGAGGAAGAAAGATTATTCTTAGAAATCTAGAAATAATAAATAAAAAAGACATTCTTTAA
- a CDS encoding PspC domain-containing protein gives MTEKKVYKSIRDKKISGVCGGIAEYFDIDSTIIRLLWILFILAGGSGILGYIICALIIPNDPNMY, from the coding sequence ATGACTGAAAAGAAAGTTTATAAATCAATAAGAGACAAAAAAATATCAGGTGTATGTGGTGGAATAGCTGAGTATTTCGATATAGACTCTACAATTATTAGATTACTATGGATACTATTTATACTTGCTGGAGGTAGTGGTATTTTGGGATACATTATATGTGCACTAATAATACCTAATGATCCAAATATGTATTAA
- a CDS encoding RusA family crossover junction endodeoxyribonuclease, translated as MIKVVIPGRPISKSNFKLHNVHGQSWMPKQGKHSRYVAYENMIAGHINQQYQTEPLEGDIITVLKLYFPNRKMGDLHNYPKSICDGIEKSGIIKNDRQLKPVLLFDFIDKENPRVEIELYKASEYDVSYSISKKSLL; from the coding sequence ATGATAAAAGTTGTTATACCAGGAAGACCTATAAGCAAATCCAACTTTAAACTTCACAATGTACACGGTCAATCTTGGATGCCAAAACAGGGAAAACATTCAAGATATGTAGCTTATGAGAATATGATAGCAGGGCATATAAATCAACAATATCAAACAGAGCCTCTTGAAGGTGATATAATTACAGTTTTAAAGCTTTATTTTCCTAATAGAAAGATGGGAGATCTACATAATTATCCTAAAAGTATTTGTGATGGTATAGAAAAGAGCGGAATAATAAAAAACGATAGACAGTTAAAACCAGTATTATTATTCGACTTTATAGACAAGGAAAATCCAAGAGTTGAAATTGAACTCTATAAAGCATCAGAGTATGATGTTAGTTATAGTATAAGCAAGAAATCTTTATTATAA